From Sphaerochaeta sp., a single genomic window includes:
- a CDS encoding ATP-dependent RNA helicase: MDFKSLPVWQHRQDILDALKTHQVIVVESPTGSGKTTQLPLILKEAGYAETGVIGITQPRRIATLSVCDFIKKQLGDQNGQYCGYKMRFTDTTSPQTRIKIMTDGILLMELKTDPLLTQYGVMVVDEAHERSLNIDFILGMLKGIIQQRPSFRVIISSATINTKKFSEFFDSCPIISITSQVYPVQVIYKDMKGASDIDSLIPSILSIVRQRKKNGDILIFLPGEFDITKTVNALYMDDPNEDLVIYPLYARLSKEEQESVFTPTPKGKTKVVVSTNIAETSVTIDGITTVIDCGVAKINFYNQRNFTSSLVALPISKSSAEQRKGRAGRTRPGVCYRLYGEKDFLSRFSYSTEEILRTDLSEVVLRMSDLGIYDYEHFPFITKPKLSAIQSAEETLRFIGAIDQDRHLTKTGELMCKFPLLPRQSRVIVESLLHYPDVLQQVLVAVAFLSSKTPFLFPPGEEDLARAAQRSFADKTYGDFVTYLHVYEQYVKNETQEKKQKFCKTYYLDFQSMQEIVHITEQLGDICGEIGFPLSHGGNPKEFLICIASGLLQYICVRSERNAYQSLTANQIFIHPGSDYFRTLPQFIIAGEIVQTSRMYARSVSPLQKEWLDEIKPGLYAQLTRSFAVRKNNQEERSVDKAHAPVEGSYRDNQQAGQMVQVYHHTYPTEAPQGGRKGKVCALIPYEDLAALKTANDRAPKRPRNFNAVVLYGGYRIHQGDKFFSIIDLAGKLRTDAPIYDAPPTGTFTLEESKALVEKLDSLMCFVKSKKDRKTLAFISLDGNNNTFRFTSNRNFFDALDDTLFTLGQLVEDLETAGKTDDEREAKRIYAKLLKKAD; encoded by the coding sequence ATGGATTTCAAAAGCCTGCCCGTCTGGCAGCATCGCCAGGACATCCTGGACGCATTGAAAACGCACCAGGTGATCGTCGTGGAAAGCCCGACCGGTTCGGGTAAGACAACCCAACTGCCCTTGATTCTCAAGGAAGCGGGGTACGCGGAGACCGGGGTGATCGGCATCACCCAACCGCGAAGGATCGCGACGCTGTCCGTCTGCGATTTCATCAAGAAACAGCTGGGGGACCAGAACGGGCAGTACTGCGGCTACAAAATGCGGTTTACGGACACCACGTCCCCCCAAACCCGCATCAAGATCATGACGGACGGAATCCTTCTGATGGAACTGAAGACCGATCCCCTCCTTACCCAGTACGGCGTCATGGTGGTGGACGAGGCCCACGAGCGGTCGCTGAACATCGATTTCATCCTCGGCATGCTCAAAGGCATCATCCAGCAACGGCCATCGTTCCGGGTGATCATCTCATCGGCGACGATCAACACGAAGAAGTTCTCCGAGTTCTTTGATTCCTGCCCGATCATCTCCATCACCAGCCAGGTATACCCGGTACAGGTGATCTACAAGGACATGAAGGGAGCCTCGGACATCGACAGCCTGATCCCTTCCATCCTCTCCATCGTACGCCAGCGAAAGAAGAACGGCGATATTTTGATCTTCCTTCCCGGGGAGTTCGACATCACCAAGACGGTCAACGCCCTGTACATGGATGATCCCAACGAGGATCTTGTCATCTATCCGCTGTACGCCCGTCTTTCCAAGGAAGAACAGGAATCGGTGTTCACTCCGACGCCGAAAGGCAAGACCAAGGTGGTCGTCTCGACCAACATCGCCGAAACCAGCGTGACGATCGATGGCATCACCACCGTCATCGACTGCGGCGTGGCGAAGATCAACTTCTACAACCAGAGGAACTTCACCAGCAGTCTGGTGGCCCTGCCCATCTCCAAATCCTCCGCAGAGCAGCGCAAGGGAAGAGCGGGAAGGACCCGGCCAGGTGTCTGTTACCGCCTGTACGGAGAGAAGGATTTCCTGTCCCGATTCTCCTACAGCACGGAGGAAATCCTCCGCACCGACCTGTCCGAAGTGGTGCTGAGGATGAGTGACCTCGGCATTTATGATTACGAACATTTTCCGTTCATCACCAAGCCGAAGCTTTCCGCCATCCAGAGCGCCGAAGAGACGCTCCGGTTCATCGGCGCCATTGACCAGGACCGCCATCTGACCAAAACCGGGGAACTGATGTGCAAATTCCCGTTGCTGCCCCGTCAGTCACGGGTGATCGTCGAGTCGCTTCTCCACTACCCCGATGTGCTGCAGCAGGTGCTGGTCGCCGTGGCGTTCCTCTCCTCAAAGACACCGTTTTTGTTCCCTCCCGGTGAAGAGGATCTGGCCCGCGCCGCCCAGCGCTCGTTCGCAGACAAGACGTACGGTGACTTCGTCACCTACCTGCATGTGTACGAACAGTACGTGAAGAACGAAACCCAGGAGAAAAAGCAAAAGTTCTGCAAGACCTACTACCTGGATTTCCAGAGCATGCAGGAGATCGTCCACATCACCGAACAATTGGGGGACATCTGTGGCGAAATAGGGTTCCCGTTGTCCCATGGCGGAAATCCCAAAGAGTTTTTGATCTGCATCGCAAGCGGACTGTTGCAGTACATCTGCGTTCGTTCCGAACGGAATGCCTACCAGTCGCTTACGGCCAACCAGATCTTCATTCATCCTGGTTCCGATTATTTCCGCACGCTTCCCCAGTTCATCATCGCCGGCGAGATCGTCCAGACCAGCCGAATGTACGCCCGGTCGGTCAGCCCGTTGCAGAAAGAATGGCTGGATGAGATCAAGCCCGGCTTGTACGCCCAGCTTACCCGTTCGTTCGCCGTCCGGAAGAACAACCAGGAGGAACGGTCCGTCGACAAGGCGCACGCGCCGGTGGAAGGAAGCTATCGGGACAACCAGCAGGCCGGCCAGATGGTACAGGTGTATCACCACACCTATCCCACCGAAGCTCCTCAGGGAGGTCGCAAAGGCAAGGTGTGCGCCTTGATCCCCTACGAAGATCTGGCGGCGCTGAAAACAGCCAACGACCGCGCTCCCAAACGCCCACGGAACTTCAATGCCGTGGTACTGTATGGAGGATACCGGATCCATCAGGGAGACAAGTTCTTCTCCATCATCGATTTGGCGGGAAAGCTGCGGACCGACGCCCCGATCTACGACGCGCCCCCCACCGGAACGTTCACGTTGGAGGAAAGCAAAGCGCTTGTTGAGAAACTGGACAGCCTGATGTGCTTCGTCAAATCCAAGAAGGATCGCAAAACCTTGGCGTTCATTTCGCTGGACGGGAACAACAACACGTTCCGCTTCACATCCAACCGCAATTTCTTCGACGCGTTGGATGATACCCTCTTCACGCTGGGGCAACTGGTCGAAGACCTGGAAACCGCGGGAAAGACGGATGATGAGCGGGAAGCGAAACGGATCTACGCAAAACTGCTGAAGAAAGCCGATTAG
- the ileS gene encoding isoleucine--tRNA ligase: protein MFHPVTTKVDFPAMEEGTLAFWKEHEIFHKSIEQRPIDNEFVFYDGPPFATGLPHFGHFVPGTIKDAIPRYQTMKGKRVQRGWGWDCHGVPVEYEMEKTLGIGGYTQVMQYGVAKFNDQCRSIVLRYTEEWKKTVTRMGRWVDFDHGYRTMDPTYMESIWWVFKTLYEKGYIYEGYNILPYSPGLACPLSNFEVALGGYQDVVDQAVTVRFAVDGKKNTYFLAWTTTPWTLPSNLALCFGPDIDYVEVEDASDHNHYILGKARLGAYYTKPEQYRVVEEHKGSYYKGMTYEPLFPYFKDLKKQGAFTCVLGDYVTTTDGCGIVHTASGFGEDDYNVLKDTGIPVVCPVDMECKFTDEVPDYKGRFVKDCDKDIINRLRNEGKLVKRENYLHAYPFCYRTHTPLIYRAMSCWFVNVQKIKKSMLECNEQINWIPAHIKEGRFGKWLEGARDWAISRNRFWGNPIPIWKSDSGKYLEVIGSIADLEAKCGKKVPDLHKQYVDELTWKAPDGSTMRRIPDVLDCWFESGSMPYAQLHYPFENKEYFEKHFPADFINEGLDQTRGWFYSLTVIAAGLFDSPAFRNCVVSGLVLAADGKKMSKSLHNFSDPVKVINTYGADALRFDLMNSAVVHADEVNYSDKGVEEVLKTLLIPLWNAYTFFVTYANIDGYQPGETKFEDLKNPLDRWIISMSEELTDACTKAFDAYDIQAVCSQFIPFIDNLNNWYIRRSRRRFWKSDNDQDKKQAYDTLYRVLMTFCKVTCPIIPFVTEEIYQNLKTDDMPESIHLCSYPLYDAAQRDPLLEEEMALTQKAIALGRTLRASHNLKIRQPLATMYLVDRKEDERNILKGMEDIIAEELNVKQVKLQGDETGLVSYGAKANFKVLGKLLGKHMKEVAGRIEGLSSEAIGEILDGKALHIDYEGGSLDLTKDEIIVQRSEAEGVKVLNEGTVTVGFDTKLTESLMEEGVAREIIHAVQNLRKENGFDVADRINMKYDGTPLVDKVFADFGDYIKGETLCQNVEKANLTCSAIECGENQVKFQLSKA from the coding sequence ATGTTTCATCCGGTAACTACCAAGGTTGATTTCCCAGCGATGGAGGAGGGGACGCTCGCGTTCTGGAAAGAGCACGAAATCTTCCATAAATCCATCGAGCAGCGTCCTATTGACAACGAGTTCGTCTTCTACGACGGTCCTCCGTTCGCAACTGGTCTTCCCCATTTCGGACACTTCGTCCCGGGAACGATCAAGGACGCCATTCCTCGGTACCAGACGATGAAAGGCAAGCGGGTCCAGCGTGGCTGGGGGTGGGACTGCCATGGCGTTCCCGTCGAGTACGAGATGGAAAAGACCCTGGGCATCGGCGGGTACACCCAGGTGATGCAATATGGCGTGGCCAAATTCAACGACCAATGCCGTTCCATCGTGCTCCGCTATACGGAGGAATGGAAGAAGACGGTGACCCGTATGGGCCGCTGGGTCGATTTTGATCATGGGTACCGCACGATGGATCCCACCTACATGGAATCCATCTGGTGGGTGTTCAAGACGCTGTACGAGAAAGGGTACATCTACGAAGGATACAACATCCTTCCGTATTCCCCGGGACTTGCCTGTCCGCTTTCCAACTTCGAGGTGGCCTTGGGTGGATACCAGGATGTGGTGGACCAGGCGGTGACGGTGCGCTTCGCCGTGGATGGCAAGAAGAACACCTACTTCCTGGCATGGACAACCACGCCGTGGACGCTTCCCAGCAACCTGGCCCTCTGTTTCGGACCGGATATCGACTACGTCGAGGTGGAGGACGCCTCCGACCACAACCACTACATTCTGGGCAAAGCGCGGCTCGGCGCCTACTACACCAAGCCGGAGCAGTATCGGGTCGTCGAGGAGCACAAAGGGTCGTACTACAAGGGTATGACCTATGAGCCGTTGTTCCCATACTTCAAGGACTTGAAGAAGCAGGGCGCGTTTACCTGCGTGCTGGGCGATTACGTCACAACGACGGATGGCTGCGGCATCGTCCATACGGCAAGCGGTTTCGGCGAGGATGACTACAACGTGCTGAAAGACACCGGAATCCCGGTCGTCTGCCCGGTGGACATGGAGTGCAAGTTCACCGATGAGGTACCCGATTACAAAGGCCGCTTCGTCAAGGACTGCGACAAGGACATCATCAACCGGCTGCGCAACGAAGGCAAGCTGGTCAAGCGGGAGAACTACCTGCACGCCTATCCGTTCTGCTATCGTACCCACACGCCGTTGATCTACCGCGCGATGAGCTGCTGGTTCGTCAATGTGCAGAAGATCAAGAAGAGCATGCTGGAGTGCAACGAGCAGATCAACTGGATTCCGGCGCACATCAAGGAAGGACGGTTCGGCAAGTGGCTGGAAGGCGCTCGTGACTGGGCCATCAGCCGCAACCGGTTCTGGGGCAACCCGATCCCCATCTGGAAAAGCGACAGCGGCAAGTATCTGGAAGTGATCGGCTCGATCGCCGATCTGGAAGCCAAGTGTGGAAAGAAGGTGCCTGACCTGCACAAGCAGTATGTGGACGAACTGACCTGGAAGGCTCCGGACGGTTCGACGATGCGGCGCATTCCGGATGTCCTGGACTGCTGGTTCGAGTCCGGCTCGATGCCGTACGCCCAGCTGCACTATCCGTTTGAGAACAAGGAATACTTCGAGAAGCACTTCCCGGCTGATTTCATCAACGAAGGATTGGACCAGACCCGTGGTTGGTTCTATTCGTTGACCGTCATCGCCGCGGGCCTGTTCGATTCCCCGGCGTTCCGCAACTGTGTGGTCAGCGGCCTGGTGCTTGCCGCCGACGGCAAGAAGATGTCCAAGAGCCTGCACAACTTCAGCGACCCGGTGAAGGTGATCAACACCTATGGCGCCGACGCGTTGCGCTTCGATCTGATGAACTCCGCCGTGGTGCACGCTGACGAGGTGAACTACAGTGACAAAGGGGTGGAGGAGGTCCTGAAGACGCTGTTGATCCCCCTGTGGAACGCCTACACGTTCTTCGTCACCTATGCCAACATCGATGGCTACCAGCCCGGTGAGACGAAGTTCGAGGATCTGAAGAATCCGCTTGACCGGTGGATCATCAGCATGAGTGAGGAGCTCACTGATGCCTGCACCAAGGCGTTTGACGCCTACGACATCCAGGCGGTCTGCTCCCAGTTCATCCCGTTCATCGACAACCTGAACAACTGGTACATCCGGCGCAGCCGCAGACGGTTCTGGAAGAGTGACAACGACCAGGACAAGAAGCAGGCGTACGACACGCTGTACCGTGTGCTGATGACCTTCTGCAAGGTGACCTGCCCGATCATCCCGTTCGTCACTGAGGAAATCTACCAGAACCTGAAGACGGATGACATGCCGGAATCGATTCATCTGTGCAGTTATCCGTTGTATGACGCCGCCCAGCGTGATCCGCTGTTGGAGGAAGAGATGGCGTTGACCCAGAAAGCGATTGCGCTGGGCCGCACGTTGCGCGCCTCCCACAACCTGAAGATCCGCCAGCCGCTGGCAACCATGTATCTGGTCGACCGCAAGGAAGACGAACGGAATATCCTCAAGGGCATGGAGGACATCATCGCCGAGGAGCTGAACGTCAAGCAGGTGAAACTGCAGGGCGATGAGACCGGCCTGGTCTCCTATGGCGCCAAGGCGAACTTCAAGGTGCTGGGCAAGTTGCTAGGCAAACATATGAAGGAAGTGGCGGGAAGGATCGAGGGGCTGTCCAGTGAGGCGATCGGAGAAATCCTGGATGGCAAGGCGCTTCACATCGACTATGAAGGCGGTTCGTTGGATCTGACCAAGGACGAGATCATCGTGCAGCGCTCCGAAGCCGAAGGGGTGAAGGTGCTCAATGAAGGAACGGTGACCGTCGGATTCGACACCAAGCTGACCGAGTCCTTGATGGAGGAAGGTGTGGCGCGGGAGATCATCCACGCCGTGCAGAACCTCCGCAAGGAAAATGGGTTTGACGTGGCGGACCGCATCAACATGAAGTATGATGGTACTCCGCTGGTGGACAAGGTGTTCGCCGATTTTGGGGACTACATCAAGGGTGAGACCCTCTGCCAGAACGTGGAGAAAGCCAACCTGACCTGCAGTGCCATCGAATGCGGTGAGAACCAGGTGAAATTCCAGTTGAGCAAGGCATGA
- a CDS encoding zinc ribbon domain-containing protein, producing MPYYEYECDACHETFTLEQSLMHHDAPETCPKCGAEHTVRRVFTPSSVIFKGSGFYCTDHNKGQGACQQCAAQKGN from the coding sequence ATGCCGTATTACGAATATGAGTGCGACGCTTGTCATGAGACGTTCACACTGGAACAATCGCTGATGCATCATGACGCTCCGGAGACCTGTCCGAAATGCGGTGCCGAGCACACGGTGCGCCGTGTCTTCACCCCGTCTTCGGTGATCTTCAAAGGCAGTGGATTCTACTGCACCGATCACAACAAAGGGCAGGGCGCCTGTCAGCAGTGCGCCGCCCAAAAAGGGAATTGA
- a CDS encoding 3-dehydroquinate synthase — protein METLLKSTLAAGRTTNVLLSSGLKDLASYLSGYGRNVMWVFDTNTSNLFKQLPTNNIVLENGEENKNLKSLLRILSTASDNGMARDSRFIGFGGGVVCDLTALAASLYMRGCHLTLVPTTLLCMCDASLGGKTAIDYGGTKNLIGTFNPADEVLVCVDTLRTLSDHEFLNGLGEVIKHAFLSPDEELYKFLIVHHREIMQRDVPTLDQLVTLSLNVKNWYLEQDPLETKGIRSMLNLGHTFGHALESLSHFSGMSHGQAVAWGTCRAAEAALELHLGDETYLNGIIKLFRDYGFPVDYRIGRGDWIEYAEHLSHDKKKLGGAVQFIIPLSQGNLKLMPLEVPLVQKLVIAKPY, from the coding sequence ATGGAAACCCTTCTGAAAAGCACGCTTGCCGCAGGCCGGACGACCAACGTACTGCTCTCTTCCGGCTTGAAGGATCTTGCATCCTATCTCAGTGGGTATGGGAGGAACGTGATGTGGGTGTTCGACACCAATACGTCGAACCTGTTCAAGCAGCTTCCAACCAACAATATCGTGCTGGAAAACGGAGAAGAGAACAAGAATCTGAAATCATTGCTTCGCATTCTTTCCACGGCGAGTGACAACGGCATGGCCCGTGATTCACGCTTCATCGGTTTTGGAGGGGGAGTTGTCTGTGATCTGACGGCGCTTGCCGCATCGCTGTACATGCGCGGTTGCCATCTGACGTTGGTGCCCACCACGTTGCTGTGCATGTGTGACGCAAGCCTTGGAGGCAAGACGGCCATCGACTATGGAGGGACGAAAAACCTGATCGGCACGTTCAATCCCGCCGACGAGGTCCTTGTGTGCGTCGATACGCTTCGCACGCTTTCCGACCATGAGTTCCTCAACGGGTTGGGGGAGGTGATCAAGCACGCGTTCCTCTCTCCGGACGAAGAACTGTACAAGTTCCTGATTGTCCATCACCGGGAGATCATGCAACGGGATGTCCCGACGCTTGACCAGCTTGTCACCCTTTCCTTGAACGTGAAAAACTGGTATCTGGAACAGGATCCGTTGGAAACCAAGGGGATCCGCAGCATGCTGAACCTGGGGCACACCTTCGGCCACGCGTTGGAATCGCTCAGCCATTTCTCCGGCATGAGCCACGGACAGGCTGTCGCCTGGGGTACCTGCCGTGCGGCGGAAGCCGCGCTGGAGCTGCACCTGGGGGATGAGACCTATCTGAACGGCATCATCAAACTGTTCCGTGATTACGGATTCCCGGTGGATTACCGCATCGGACGCGGGGATTGGATCGAATACGCGGAGCACCTGTCCCACGACAAGAAAAAGCTGGGCGGCGCGGTGCAGTTCATCATCCCGCTGTCCCAAGGAAACCTCAAGTTGATGCCCCTTGAGGTCCCGTTGGTCCAGAAACTGGTCATCGCAAAACCGTACTAA
- the trpS gene encoding tryptophan--tRNA ligase, with translation MEGKKRILTGDRPTGRLHLGHYVGSLKSRVELQDQYDTWIEIADVQALTTHFEHPELINQSIYEVAMDNLSVGLDPQKVTILQQSQVPSIAELTIFYSMIVSCNQLSHNPTIKTEAKNYGYSDLSYGFLGYPVSQAADITFCNASLVPVGEDQIPHIELARKIVRKFNELYGTRIIEPEYRISSIGRLSGLDGNAKMGKSLGNAIYLSDPPETIWEKVRNAVTDPARITVKIPGHPDICNVYKYHTVFNKEEAPNICEMCKNAQIGCVACKKRLNEVLNTMLDPIREKRHYYEAHKDEVKELIASGTKRANEVGNANIADIKEHMHVML, from the coding sequence ATGGAGGGGAAGAAACGCATCCTCACGGGGGATCGTCCCACCGGACGACTCCACCTGGGGCATTACGTAGGATCCTTGAAGAGCAGGGTGGAACTGCAGGATCAATATGATACCTGGATCGAGATCGCGGACGTCCAGGCGCTCACCACCCATTTCGAGCATCCTGAGTTGATCAACCAGAGCATCTACGAAGTGGCGATGGACAATCTTTCCGTCGGGCTTGATCCCCAGAAAGTGACCATTCTGCAGCAGAGCCAGGTGCCCAGCATTGCGGAGCTTACCATCTTCTATTCGATGATCGTCAGTTGCAACCAACTCAGCCATAATCCGACGATCAAGACGGAAGCGAAGAACTACGGGTATTCCGATCTTTCCTATGGATTCCTCGGGTATCCGGTCAGCCAGGCTGCGGACATCACGTTCTGCAACGCGTCGCTGGTGCCGGTCGGGGAAGACCAGATCCCCCACATTGAGCTTGCCCGGAAGATCGTCCGGAAGTTCAATGAGCTGTATGGGACGCGCATCATCGAGCCGGAATACCGTATTTCCTCCATCGGACGGTTGTCCGGTCTGGATGGGAACGCCAAGATGGGAAAGAGCCTTGGCAACGCCATCTATCTTTCCGATCCTCCGGAAACAATTTGGGAGAAAGTGCGCAACGCCGTCACCGATCCCGCCCGCATCACGGTGAAGATTCCGGGACATCCGGACATCTGCAACGTGTACAAGTATCATACCGTCTTCAACAAGGAAGAGGCGCCGAACATCTGCGAGATGTGCAAGAACGCCCAGATCGGGTGCGTCGCCTGCAAGAAGCGGCTGAATGAAGTGCTGAACACGATGCTGGATCCGATCCGTGAGAAGCGCCACTACTACGAGGCGCACAAGGATGAGGTGAAGGAGTTGATCGCTTCCGGCACCAAACGTGCCAACGAGGTGGGAAACGCCAACATCGCCGACATCAAGGAACACATGCACGTCATGCTGTGA
- a CDS encoding cysteine desulfurase encodes MKQVWYFDNAATTKISDRALHAYIEASNEDWGNPSSRHKAGREARALLEGNRATLASLLGVSANQLFFTACSTESNAIVLQSLLWSPQPGHVIIPSIEHNAVKGYVRLLKEKGWNVSLVDAPEGFVDPDTIASLLTPQTRMVAIMLVNNVTGTIQPVKEIVQICKDYQATHGGRKIHVHTDATQALGKIPFRLTDLGVDSAAFSAHKLQGPKGVGLLYNTDPAVIGLSRGGEQEAALRPGTENTPGIAAMTVAVQDALSSLDAHYEQAVHLNHMIRIELDGVVQFLTPTKGSSPWILNITTDTYPSEVFTRMLYDADFCVSAGSACSNNAQGKQESVITAMRFSPAQARGSIRISLGYQTTEQEVMLLCQTIRHLLGRG; translated from the coding sequence ATGAAACAGGTTTGGTATTTCGACAATGCCGCGACGACCAAAATCAGTGATCGCGCATTGCATGCATATATTGAGGCAAGCAACGAAGATTGGGGAAACCCGTCATCCCGGCACAAGGCCGGTCGTGAGGCACGCGCCCTGTTGGAAGGGAACCGAGCGACGCTGGCCTCACTTCTCGGGGTTTCCGCGAACCAGCTTTTCTTCACCGCCTGCTCCACTGAGTCCAACGCCATCGTACTGCAAAGTCTTCTATGGAGTCCCCAGCCTGGCCATGTGATCATCCCGTCCATCGAGCACAACGCCGTCAAAGGGTATGTGCGCCTTCTGAAAGAAAAAGGATGGAACGTAAGTCTGGTGGACGCTCCGGAAGGATTCGTCGATCCCGACACCATCGCGTCGCTCCTCACGCCACAGACCCGTATGGTCGCCATCATGCTGGTCAACAACGTCACCGGAACGATCCAGCCGGTGAAGGAAATCGTCCAGATCTGCAAGGACTATCAAGCCACGCATGGCGGCAGAAAGATTCATGTCCACACCGACGCAACCCAGGCGCTGGGGAAAATCCCGTTCCGCCTGACCGATCTTGGGGTGGACAGCGCTGCGTTCTCCGCACACAAGCTCCAAGGCCCAAAAGGCGTCGGGCTTCTGTACAACACCGACCCGGCGGTCATCGGACTTTCCCGTGGAGGAGAGCAGGAAGCGGCGCTCAGGCCGGGGACGGAAAACACGCCGGGCATCGCCGCGATGACGGTGGCCGTCCAGGACGCGCTTTCCTCGCTGGACGCCCATTACGAACAAGCGGTTCACTTGAACCACATGATCCGAATCGAGCTGGACGGTGTCGTCCAGTTCCTGACACCAACGAAAGGATCTTCTCCCTGGATCCTGAACATCACGACGGACACCTACCCCAGCGAGGTGTTCACCCGGATGCTGTACGACGCGGACTTCTGTGTTTCCGCTGGCTCCGCCTGTTCCAACAACGCCCAGGGGAAACAGGAGAGCGTCATAACGGCGATGCGTTTCAGCCCCGCCCAGGCGCGTGGTTCGATCCGCATCTCGCTGGGATACCAAACGACGGAACAGGAAGTCATGCTTTTGTGCCAGACGATCCGTCACCTGTTGGGAAGGGGTTGA
- the thiI gene encoding tRNA 4-thiouridine(8) synthase ThiI, protein MGNSTLYLVRLGEISLKGLNRGFFERRLKQNIKAKLKPYHSEEHKQKGRLYFDISDDCPREIIDMAFRTTFGVVGYSQCVRCPKEMDAIRNKARELITQPPFSSGKGTFKVESRRSDKQFPLTSYQIDCDLGGVVLETYPAMKVSVKDPEMVLYCEIRDEAYLYTSPQPGPSGLPCTTAGKAMLLLSGGIDSPVACYKMAGRGLKTEAIYFHAYPYTSEEALGKVKKLASLLAPYNMGMRLWVVPFTEPQLWIKDHSPEDEHTLMFRGAMMQVANRLADKAGALAIVTGEALSQVASQTLESMAWSDSMSQRLVLRPLVGMDKQEIMGLAEKIGTYQTSILPYEDCCVIFSPRHPLVRPDKQVMAEHYHAMEIEPLLDKAVSETTWIDFDVHGQEVGRSET, encoded by the coding sequence ATGGGAAATTCCACACTGTATCTCGTCCGATTGGGCGAGATTTCCCTGAAAGGGTTGAACCGTGGGTTCTTTGAACGACGGTTGAAGCAGAACATCAAGGCCAAGCTCAAACCGTACCACAGCGAAGAACACAAGCAGAAAGGCCGGTTGTACTTCGACATCAGTGACGATTGCCCTCGGGAAATCATCGACATGGCGTTCCGCACCACCTTCGGCGTGGTGGGTTACTCCCAGTGCGTCCGCTGCCCCAAGGAGATGGATGCCATCCGGAACAAGGCCAGGGAATTGATCACCCAGCCACCGTTCTCCTCCGGAAAGGGGACGTTCAAGGTGGAAAGCAGGAGAAGTGACAAACAGTTTCCGCTGACCAGCTACCAGATCGACTGCGACCTGGGAGGCGTGGTGCTGGAAACCTATCCCGCCATGAAGGTATCGGTGAAGGATCCCGAGATGGTGCTGTACTGCGAGATCCGTGACGAAGCGTACCTGTACACCAGTCCGCAACCCGGTCCTTCGGGACTCCCCTGCACCACGGCAGGCAAGGCGATGTTGCTTCTCTCCGGAGGGATCGACAGTCCGGTTGCCTGTTACAAGATGGCAGGCCGCGGCTTGAAAACCGAGGCGATCTACTTCCACGCCTATCCGTACACCAGTGAGGAAGCGCTTGGCAAAGTGAAGAAGCTCGCCAGCCTGCTCGCCCCGTACAACATGGGCATGCGCCTGTGGGTGGTGCCGTTCACCGAACCCCAGCTGTGGATCAAGGATCACAGTCCGGAAGACGAGCATACCCTGATGTTCCGCGGGGCCATGATGCAGGTGGCCAACCGGCTCGCCGACAAAGCAGGGGCGCTTGCCATCGTCACCGGGGAGGCGCTCTCCCAGGTGGCAAGCCAGACGCTGGAATCGATGGCATGGTCGGACAGCATGAGCCAACGACTGGTGCTTCGACCGCTTGTGGGCATGGACAAACAGGAAATCATGGGCCTTGCTGAGAAAATCGGCACCTACCAGACTTCCATTCTCCCCTATGAGGACTGTTGCGTGATCTTCTCGCCACGGCACCCCTTGGTACGGCCGGACAAACAGGTCATGGCGGAGCATTACCACGCCATGGAGATTGAACCATTGCTGGACAAGGCGGTCAGCGAAACAACGTGGATCGACTTCGATGTCCATGGACAAGAAGTAGGGAGAAGCGAAACGTGA